A window of the Lactuca sativa cultivar Salinas chromosome 5, Lsat_Salinas_v11, whole genome shotgun sequence genome harbors these coding sequences:
- the LOC111904497 gene encoding uncharacterized protein LOC111904497: METHDMVEIALFSVFVFVAVILLCGVCFFLCNSNSDEKTKTKDLPFPRARDHENGKTSTDTTFNGGVAMAILAGAALSAAISNTHDEHDGGCGCGGDGDGDGGGCGGSGCGGGCGGN, translated from the exons ATGGAAACACATGATATGGTTGAGATAGCtttgttttcagtttttgtttttgTAGCAGTGATCCTCTTGTGTGGTGTCTGTTTTTTTCTCTGTAATAGTAATAGTGATGAGAAAACGAAAACCAAAGATCTACCATTTCCGAGGGCTCGTGACCATGAAAACGGTAAAACCAGCACAGACACCACTTTCAACGGAGGAGTGGCTATGGCTATTCTAGCAGGAGCTGCACTTTCCGCAGCTATATCCAACACACATGACGAACATGATGGTGGCTGTGGATGTGGGggagatggtgatggtgatggtggtggatgTGGTGGCAGTGGATGTGGAGGCGGATGCGGAG GGAATTAA
- the LOC111904496 gene encoding uncharacterized protein LOC111904496 codes for METYDIVLIVCVSVVAAAIVLCCLYCLCNSSDWKEKITIPPLRTDRRREIGATTTSDGGAAFSAATAAIILNASDGNGCGCGGGGGGCEGGGCGGCGCGGGG; via the coding sequence ATGGAGACATACGATATCGTTCTCATAGTTTGCGTTTCAGTTGTTGCAGCAGCGATCGTCTTGTGTTGTCTCTATTGTCTCTGTAATTCCAGTGATTGGAAAGAGAAAATCACAATTCCACCACTCCGGACTGATCGTCGCCGTGAAATAGGTGCAACCACTACTTCCGATGGAGGAGCTGCATTTTCTGCAGCTACAGCCGCTATAATTTTGAACGCTAGTGATGGCAATGGATGTGGATGCGGTGGCGGTGGGGGCGGCTGTGAAGGGGGAGGATGCGGTGGCTGTGGCTGTGGAGGGGGAGGATGA
- the LOC111904485 gene encoding uncharacterized protein LOC111904485, which translates to MAKVVGRKRVQVDFNQVLDIPLRRRSNIRSLANLLNVSKSTMHRRIKEGALRPHTNAIKLTLTHENKRAILEFCLSKISQSLSSNIPTFHDMFNVIHIDEKWFYMSKPSRRYYLVPDEDEPLRTCQSKKFITKVMFLAAVARPRFDASGNEVFSGKIGIYPFTRLEPAKRSSKNRVEGTLETKPILSMTKEVTRSWLIEKVLPDIRAKWPRSHVGPIFIQQDNTNPHIDVNDNEFLEAASQDGFDIRLNFQPSNSPDLNVLDLGFFRAIQSLQEQEALGTIDELVHAV; encoded by the coding sequence ATGGCGAAGGTTGTTGGACGAAAAAGGGTACAAGTTGATTTTAATCAAGTTTTAGATATTCCATTACGTCGTCGATCTAATATACGGTCTCTTGCAAATTTGTTAAATGTTTCTAAATCTACTATGCATAGAAGAATCAAGGAAGGTGCACTTCGACCACACACAAATGCCATCAAACTAACTCTTACTCATGAGAATAAGAGGGCAATATTAGAATTTTGTTTATCTAAAATTAGCCAGTCATTATCAAGTAATATTCCCACATTTCATGATATGTTTAATGTTATCCACATTGATGAAAAATGGTTTTACATGTCAAAACCATCAAGACGTTACTACCTTGTTCCCGACGAGGATGAACCATTAAGAACGTGTCAAAGCAAAAAATTTATCACAAAGGTTATGTTTCTAGCGGCTGTGGCGAGGCCAAGATTTGATGCATCCGGTAATGAAGTTTTTTCGGGAAAAATTGGTATCTACCCGTTTACAAGATTAGAACCCGCTAAACGTTCAAGTAAAAACCGTGTAGAGGGAACGTTGGAGACAAAGCCTATTTTATCCATGACTAAAGAAGTAACAAGGTCATGGTTGATAGAAAAAGTTTTGCCGGATATTAGAGCTAAATGGCCTCGAAGTCATGTCGGTCCCATATTTATCCAACAAGACAATACCAATCCCCATATTGATGTCAATGATAACGAGTTTCTTGAAGCGGCATCTCAAGATGGGTTTGATATCCGACTTAATTTTCAGCCCTCTAATAGTCCGGATTTAAATGTTTTAGACCTTGGATTCTTTCGAGCAATCCAATCACTTCAAGAACAAGAGGCTTTAGGTACAATTGATGAATTGGTTCATGCGGTTTAA